From the Musa acuminata AAA Group cultivar baxijiao chromosome BXJ3-1, Cavendish_Baxijiao_AAA, whole genome shotgun sequence genome, the window GACATATGACGATAGATTATAGTTCTAACCATTGCCATAACATCAAATTTTATACAAGAAAGATGAGTCAATTTCAGAAAACAAAACTAGAATTAAAGTTGGCCATAAATCAGCTAAGAAGTAATTTTCAATTATTAATACAAACTCACGACAGgaaatcaagaaatttgttatcaGAATGGAAAAGCTGTAACAAGTGGCAACATCTAATGCAAAATTCTAATGTTGGTTTTAAATTTCATGGTTTATGCCTCTGGTCCATATCAACGGATGATGTACTAGCAATATCAAACATATAGTGCTAAcatttctttttagtttgttgTATTGGTGTACCAAGATGCACCATAGGTACCAATCTGATAGATTTCCAATTCAGGCACCAAcactggtatttttaaaccttgaTTATGACATTTTAATGAAAGAATAATAATTCTACTTGATGGACCAAGTGATCTCTAATTCCCTCtgaacttgctaaatttttttttccaaaagaaagacataactcCCTAATCAAATAACACCTCATATGCATCAAGTGAATGCCTAGATGACTAAAATAACTTctaaaaaaagcaaaaagaaatttCATTGGTCATCACCCATCATATTAAAAGATTAATAGCTTCAAGGTTAAGGCTGCAATCACAGTTGTCATAGCTCAAAAGCTGGTTCAGACTTGCATCCTGAAAATTTTCAGGCTTGAAATGTGGAAAGCTTTAAGAACATATTCATGGTTTGTAAACGAAACATGTGGAGAAAAAGACTGGCTCATCTAATTACAAGTTATTGCATTCTTCTCCAGGTAAATAAAAGACATGTAAAAGAGAAGCTGCCCAATGGTATAATGGCAGATATATTCAAAATGATACAAGTACACTGATACAAAGAATAAGCCTTGGCTTCCCCAagttttacctttcttttcaaaccaTTCAAATGCAAATTAACAGCCTCCTGGTGCTCTAAGGTTCCCAGCTCATGTCTTCTCTTATCAAAATTGTCCAAAACCAATCTATTATATTCCTTTGACAGAGGTGCAGCAGATTCTTCGGCAAATATTTTCTTTCTATCATTAACCAATACATCATCATCACTGTAACTAGTTGCATACTGGTTAACATGACTTTTCTCATTTCTTGAATTCTTTGCACATTTAAAGGATCCTTCATTAGTAGACAAGCCAACTTGTTCTCGATGCTCAAGCCAGATTTCATCATTAGAACAAAGTTGTCGCGTAGTCAATGGACTGAACTCGAACTCCACATTCACATCAGAATATAAACCCCTTTCATCCATTCTATATTCATTAGAGAAAAGTTTGATATCATTTTTATATGATGAATGGCCATGATAGTTGCCATTTGGAAAATGATTTCCATATCCCTTATTTCTACTATGTCTATCTCTGACAACAAGAGATTGTTTCTGGTCAACATATTCTCTTGGTGAAATGGCACCATGCAGATCTCTTTGATGCGGTATTGCATCATGTTCAATATACCAATTTGATATGTCCATCTCGCTACAGGAGCTTGTGTCATTGTATCTTCTTTTTGAGTTTCTTATTTCTGTGGCAGGGAGTGGTACATGTCCATCAGATTTGTGATAGAGGCTTCCCCCTTCCCTAATAAAGTTAGCTACAGGTCTTCTTTGCACTACATGCAAATTCTGTTCTCTATATCTGTGCTGAATTGTGTTTACATCACGTCCATCTTTGATCCTAAAATGATCCTGAACCACTTTTCTCTTCTGATGCCATAAAAATGGGTCCTTTTCCAAGAAAAttgtattatattttaaaatggaTTCATTAGAAtcctcacaagcatcacttactaTCTCTCTCTCATCATGATACCATCTATGAAAGTGGTCTTCAAAAGCTGTTCCATTCTCCTCTGATGCAACACTTTTTGGACGAGAACAATCTCCCGCCACCAAGTGTCTCTTgtgattggtatcatgatttcCCTTCCTCTGAGATGCTCTGGTAGAAGATTTTACACTCAAATGCTTTTCAGCATATATTCTGCTCTTataatttcttgattttcttctttCATAATCAAAAGACGAATATCCCCCAACATCTAGATCAGAATCATGTTTCCCTTCCCTTGTCCTACTGCCCACTCCAAAAGTATCAATGCCATTCTGGCTTGTCCTATAAGACAGGACAGAAGCTTCTTCACAAGACGCAGAAGCAACCATGCAGTCAAGTCTACTTCCAATATGATCTCTGTAATAATTTGGAGAGAGGTTAAGACAATCACTGTTACACTTCCAATCTTTTTCCTTTGACTTTATAATGTTGCTTCTGGAACCATTTGAATAATAACAAGAAGATTTGCTTGATTCTCGTGATCTGGTGACTGCATTCATAGGAAATTTTTTCACGAAACTATGCATCTTCTTTGAACAATCCAAGTCCTTGGATGCTTTATAATGGCT encodes:
- the LOC135629403 gene encoding uncharacterized protein LOC135629403 isoform X3, which encodes MAGSIFDINIEAFEQKPWRQQGVDITDYFNFDLNEESWKTYCQNLDQIRQQAKMSTQFSVDESSRLSQVLKLEQRPSTVNDASDSVQFVNGERVPYAMDNLDKGLTRLEMSKGRAIQVEHGIGERIPSMDTRRPRHRDSVVIQVTMEESIEDGLAEESRNSEKQDRVYLEPKPIYDNGYTNGMLCLNLDGLVGPAILSSPKTPETNSKATTEAVVTKLRHKIDDTEDPSSANGSKHKAASHSAIQANNNSGSSDSDSHYKASKDLDCSKKMHSFVKKFPMNAVTRSRESSKSSCYYSNGSRSNIIKSKEKDWKCNSDCLNLSPNYYRDHIGSRLDCMVASASCEEASVLSYRTSQNGIDTFGVGSRTREGKHDSDLDVGGYSSFDYERRKSRNYKSRIYAEKHLSVKSSTRASQRKGNHDTNHKRHLVAGDCSRPKSVASEENGTAFEDHFHRWYHDEREIVSDACEDSNESILKYNTIFLEKDPFLWHQKRKVVQDHFRIKDGRDVNTIQHRYREQNLHVVQRRPVANFIREGGSLYHKSDGHVPLPATEIRNSKRRYNDTSSCSEMDISNWYIEHDAIPHQRDLHGAISPREYVDQKQSLVVRDRHSRNKGYGNHFPNGNYHGHSSYKNDIKLFSNEYRMDERGLYSDVNVEFEFSPLTTRQLCSNDEIWLEHREQVGLSTNEGSFKCAKNSRNEKSHVNQYATSYSDDDVLVNDRKKIFAEESAAPLSKEYNRLVLDNFDKRRHELGTLEHQEAVNLHLNGLKRKHLRQGNLDTSKTGRQSNSQHQGDKKARSSRPRKRACRQGVASCISKLKRSHQHAVSLDAVRDFDRDNPDDHTMKKCQDKKSIPQNHEDDEIEEGQLIEEPDDQVVGSSTKDQIPMAVKPILSVHLEEKNKQSIESTTDSDTSGGYYNKRILETLAKMKKRLERFKEPIAPKRVERSLKLQHDVAAVTDEVKQQRPARKRRWGQSGPL